ACTCGAACGAACCCGTCTTATGGTTGAACACGTATTCGGATTGTTCGAAGTCTTTCAGTTTGATCTCCTGCTCCTCCTCTTCGCTGGACGAGGTGGAAGTGTACGGCATCTGGAACGTAGGAGCCTTTGTCGGAGGATCCACTTTGGTTCGCAGCTTACTCACGATCGGTTGACGATCTTTTGGATCGGCCGTCAGGATGCTGGTGTACTCCTTCGCCACGCTGACGATTCCGTTCttctttttcatcatcatcatcgcatcGGAGGGAAACGTGACAGGACCGGTATTATCGCCTGGTCCGACCTTTGCCTTTTGGGTGAGCGTTTTCACTGCCGATTTGGCCAGCTCCAACAGATCGACTGGATGCTGTGGTTCCTCCTGAGGTTGCTCTTTGATTTCGGCGGGTTTGTAGGTCATTTTGGGTGTTGCCGCTATCTCCTGCTGGCTGTGATGGCGCTGATGATTGCCCTTCGGACGGTGGGTATTGCTGACTTTGTGAAAGTCCTGCTCCAACTTCAGCCGATGGGCCACTTGGTTTTCCTCCTTCGGTGGCCAATATTCGACGTGTGTTCGCTTTTTCTGCGTGGATCCTCCGGTGGAGGAAGTTTTCTCAACCGAATCGTAGTAATGTTCGGAACGGTCACTAAACATGGTGCTGGTCGGTTTGGGGACAGCAATGTTCTTGATCACCGTTACCGTCTTATAGCGCCCACTTTCCGGCGATCCCATGTCCGTGGAAGAATAACTGTACGAAACATCGCCAAGCATAACGCCTCGTTTGAATATAGAGAAGCTATGGGGATGTTCGATCTCCAGTCCATGGCCAGGCTGGACGTTAATGAGCACCATGATACAAGCGAAATGTAGGATCATCtgataataaagaaaaaaagaagaaaattaaacaaataattgatTACAAAGCTTCAGTACAAAGTCTAACCGGTGCGATGAAAACCTTTACGTTTATTCTTCGTGTAAGAAATAGAGAATTATTTGAACACGCCATTCGTTTCCCTGTTTGCTCGATAAATTCACCAGCGACAATTGTGTAACACTTTTGTTCGTCACACCTGACGAAAACATATGACCCACAGGAACGGAAAAGATTAAAGCAGAAAGTCCCGATGGAGATCATCCTTCCAAACGCGGCCATTCTTACCAACTACGAGGTTATGGCGGCACTCAAGGATATGAAGAACAGCAAGAAAAAGTATGGACTGCGCAATCTGGCCACGATCACGTACGAAACGGTACAATATCTGGAGGACACACCGTGCAAG
The DNA window shown above is from Anopheles funestus chromosome 3RL, idAnoFuneDA-416_04, whole genome shotgun sequence and carries:
- the LOC125768618 gene encoding uncharacterized protein LOC125768618 produces the protein MKPLKMILHFACIMVLINVQPGHGLEIEHPHSFSIFKRGVMLGDVSYSYSSTDMGSPESGRYKTVTVIKNIAVPKPTSTMFSDRSEHYYDSVEKTSSTGGSTQKKRTHVEYWPPKEENQVAHRLKLEQDFHKVSNTHRPKGNHQRHHSQQEIAATPKMTYKPAEIKEQPQEEPQHPVDLLELAKSAVKTLTQKAKVGPGDNTGPVTFPSDAMMMMKKKNGIVSVAKEYTSILTADPKDRQPIVSKLRTKVDPPTKAPTFQMPYTSTSSSEEEEQEIKLKDFEQSEYVFNHKTGSFEFKTASKAPKAVQEYLRGSPYGYREEPTPSKVEAANSDTYNSPSELLFAELHNAVTTRNVTMIKSLAGQLEETFNIGKLDFESLKTEADLGRRTTENFMPAETTTGKPSFDFGYGNYAETTTMVEYQEPSTEAIVASTTIKAPVIMMMTTTKKPLRYIAPKLRGFKRFSSKRQNS